The Halotia branconii CENA392 region TGGACAATATTCAATCTGACACATCAGGGGTTGACAGAAATATTCACTGTACCAGTAATGTAAATTTAAATATTTGTAACTATTATTACTATATGTAGAAATTTTATCTACAAATATATACTTATAACTGCAAACCTCTAGCTTTTGATTAGCACTATAATATTAGAATAAATCCCTGGGTGAAAATTCAAATATCCAAGACATTATTCTCTGCGTATTAAAATCAGCGATCGCTAGCAAAAATAAATAAGTTAAAAAGTAATAAATATCACGCAATAGTCAACGTTGATAAACAAAACTATTGGTAAATTTCATCACAGCTTCAACACTTTTTGTTAATTAACTGTAAGCACAGTATATGGACGCGGAAAATTGGACGTATCGATTACAAAGGGCGCTACCCGTAAGTTCCCGCGCATTACTATTAATAAATCGTCATGCTCGTCAAGGAGAAAAGCGTCTCTCAGAAGCAATTAATTGTCTTCAGCAACTTGGCTTTAATTTAATCGAAGAATCAATCGAAAATCCCACAAATATTTCTGAAACTATACTCCGTTATCAACATGAAGTTGACTTGGTAATTATTGGCGGTGGTGATGGCACACTTAATGCCGCAGTAGATAGTTTAGTTGAGGCTCAATTACCTTTAGGAATTTTACCTTTGGGAACTGCTAATGATTTAGCAAGGACTTTAGGTATTCCTAACTCTTTAAACGAAGCTTGTAAAGTAATTGCCTATGGAGATCTGCGACGCATTGACTTAGGATTAGTAAATGGCAAATACTTTTTTAATGTTGCTAGTTTAGGACTGAGTGTCAAGATTACCCAGCGGCTTACCAAAGAAGTTAAGCGCCGTTGGGGAATATTAGCCTACGCTGCTACCGCATTACAAGTGATTTGGGAGTCTCGGCCTTTTAGTGCAGAAATTCGTATTAATGGTAAATCTTTACATGTGAAAACTATACAAATCGCCGTGGGTAATGGGCGCTACTATGGTGGCGGTATGGCAGTGGTTCATTATGCGACAATCGACGATCAAAGATTAGATTTATATAGCTTAGAAATAAAACACTGGTGGCAAATCATATCGTTATTTCCAGCCATGCGAGAAGGGCGGCACATTTATCGGCGGGGTGTCCGTGCCATTCAAGGACAGAATATTGAGATCATTACTCGCAAACCACGTCCAATCAATACCGATGGTGAAATTACGACATACACACCTGCTAGTTTTCGGGTTGTACCAAATGCCGTAACTATTATAGTGCCACCAGTTGAAACTTTTTAATTTTTAAATGTATAATTTATGACTTTTTAATTAAGCGATGTCTGCGGTAAATAATAATTTGATATGATCAAGAATAGCGGTGGTGCATTTATATGAATACTTATATTTTGTATATTGAATGATAGGTGGGTATTGTGGCAACTCACATCAACTCACGCCAAATGAATTTGAGATTTTCTCAAGAAATTAAATCTTTGCTGCAACGCTTAACCGAACAGCAATTGACTTTAGGCCAAATTTTGGCAGAAACTTCTGAACGGGGTTTTAGTTTAGTCATTGCATTATTAGTTTTGCCTTTTTTACTTCCTATGCCGCCGGGATTAACAGGGCCTTTTGGCGGGGCTTGTTTGCTGTTGTCAGTACAGATGGTTTTGGGTAGGCGATCGCCTTGGCTACCTCGAAGAATTGCCCGTTACAAATTTCCTCGTCCTTTTGCTCAGTTATTGTTACAAAACCTGCAACGTCTCACCAAAATTTTAGAGAAAATTGCCCGTCCCCGACTCAAGAAAATAGCCAATAATCCTTTAACTTGGCGAATTAATGGGCTTTGTATCTCTTGGTTAGCAATATTATTAATTTCACCAATTCCCTTTACCAACCCTATACCTACTGTAGGTATTTTACTTTTGGCAGTTGCCACTATCGAAGCAGATGGTTTACTGATTTGCATTAGCTACGTAATCACTACTTTAATTACATTGCTATTTGGATTTATTGGTTATGCTTTGTGGTTAGCTCCTAGTTTGCTACCATCTATCTTCAGAGTAGCCTAACTTTAATAATCTAAAATAAACTATAGGAATCCGGTTTGATTTGGTGAAATTACTTGCGTGGTGCGCGTTCGCAAAGCGTCTCGCACAGAAGCGCAGCGCAAGCGCGATAGACGCAGAACATTGATATAGTAAAGTAAGCTGCGATCGCATCTCAGCTACTACAAGTTCTTATATTTACTTTACAAAACAGCAATTAACGCATTTTTACGGTATAAGAGATTCATAAATTCAACACAATATCTTGATTTATGAATACAACACCTCACGTAAACAGGGAAAAAACCGCTTTAATTACTGGGGCATCTGGGGGAATAGGATATGAACTAGCCAAGTTATTTGCTAACGATGGCTATAACTTAGTATTAATTGCTAGAAATGAAGAAAAGTTAATTCAAGTTGCTCAGGAATTTACCAGGAAATCAGGTATTAAAGTTGAAATTATTGTTAAGGATTTATCAATACCAACGGCTCCGGCAGAAATTTTTACAAAAGTACAACAAGCAGGTATTAAAGTTGATGTGCTGGTCAATAATGCCGGATTTGGGGCGTATGGATTCTTTTATGAAACAGATATTGTAACAGAATTGCAAATGCTACAGCTAAATGTGGTTAGCCTCACCCATTTAACTAAATTATTTCTCAAAGATATGGTCAAGCAAGGTTCTGGGAAGATATTAAATGTTTCTTCAGGTGCAGCCTTTCAACCAGGGCCTTTAATGGCAGTTTATTTTGCGACAAAAGCTTATGTATTATCATTTTCAGAAGCGATCGCTAATGAATTAGAAGGTACAGGTGTAACAGTAACCGTAGTTTGTCCGGGAACTACAGCATCTGGTTTCCAAGAAAGAGCAGCGATGGAAGAATCGAAGTTGGTTACGAGTCAAAAAGTTATGGATGCTGAAACCGTAGCTAAGATTAGCTACCGTGGCTTAATGGCAAATAAAACTGTTGTTGTCCCTGGTGTGAGAAATAAGTTACTTGCTGAAGCTGTAAGATTTACACCCAGAAAAATGGTTGTCAAAATAGCCAGAGAGATGAATAGTAAGTAATAAAAGTTAACTTTTTCTAGCCAAAAATTCTCTGTGATGTTACGCTAATATTTTCAATTTCTGTATCACATTGCCCAGTGCAAT contains the following coding sequences:
- a CDS encoding lipid kinase, giving the protein MDAENWTYRLQRALPVSSRALLLINRHARQGEKRLSEAINCLQQLGFNLIEESIENPTNISETILRYQHEVDLVIIGGGDGTLNAAVDSLVEAQLPLGILPLGTANDLARTLGIPNSLNEACKVIAYGDLRRIDLGLVNGKYFFNVASLGLSVKITQRLTKEVKRRWGILAYAATALQVIWESRPFSAEIRINGKSLHVKTIQIAVGNGRYYGGGMAVVHYATIDDQRLDLYSLEIKHWWQIISLFPAMREGRHIYRRGVRAIQGQNIEIITRKPRPINTDGEITTYTPASFRVVPNAVTIIVPPVETF
- a CDS encoding exopolysaccharide biosynthesis protein produces the protein MNLRFSQEIKSLLQRLTEQQLTLGQILAETSERGFSLVIALLVLPFLLPMPPGLTGPFGGACLLLSVQMVLGRRSPWLPRRIARYKFPRPFAQLLLQNLQRLTKILEKIARPRLKKIANNPLTWRINGLCISWLAILLISPIPFTNPIPTVGILLLAVATIEADGLLICISYVITTLITLLFGFIGYALWLAPSLLPSIFRVA
- a CDS encoding SDR family NAD(P)-dependent oxidoreductase, which translates into the protein MNTTPHVNREKTALITGASGGIGYELAKLFANDGYNLVLIARNEEKLIQVAQEFTRKSGIKVEIIVKDLSIPTAPAEIFTKVQQAGIKVDVLVNNAGFGAYGFFYETDIVTELQMLQLNVVSLTHLTKLFLKDMVKQGSGKILNVSSGAAFQPGPLMAVYFATKAYVLSFSEAIANELEGTGVTVTVVCPGTTASGFQERAAMEESKLVTSQKVMDAETVAKISYRGLMANKTVVVPGVRNKLLAEAVRFTPRKMVVKIAREMNSK